The Flavobacterium sp. N2270 genome contains the following window.
CTGCAAGCGTTCTTGAAATCTCATTATGAGTAGGCAATAAAATACCTGTTTGTTCTTCCCGATATTCTTTATTTTTACCAACACCAACACCTGTAATTGGATTTTCCCAAAACATCAATAATTCCGATTCAATTAAAGTTTCCCTACCCGTCAACTTACTTTGTTTTAACTTACCAGAAGCATCTTGATTTGCATACCTTTTATCAATAAGCCCATCTGTTGTAACTGACGTGTACGTCCATATACCTATAGACAAAGCAAACCCTGTCAAGATCATGACAAAAACTTTCATTTTAGCCCTAGCATTAATTCTAAAAAAAGTAAAAGCAATTAAAATCAAAATCATGCCTATACCTACATAAACACCTCCTCTTGAAAATGTTAGAATCCCCCTAAAAGTAACCACTGCAAGAATAACTACCGTAACAAATTTTTCCAGTTTAGTTTTTGCAAATAGATAAAAAATAGTAAAAAAAACAAACATTCCAAAGCCTAACATGGTCGACATTTGATTTGGGCCAAACCCACCAGAGGCATCATGATTAGATGAAGTATTTAAAAAAACCTTAGTCTTATTTGAACCATATAGAATTATATAAGCAACAATGGATAAAATGGGTAGCCCAAAAGCTAAAAATATTTTTTTAAATTGCTTTAAACTAATAGTCTTTCGATAACAATATAAAGCTGAAAAACCCAAACTAACAGGCCCTGAAATATTAAAAGCAATAGCTTTACGAATATTAGCATCAAAACTCAAAGTATGAACACCATAAAACACTCCAGGAATTAATAAAAAAAGATAAATTAAATAAACATAACTTCCCTGATGGAAACCCCTATAAAGAATTCCTAGAGTCATTAAAAGTATTATATTATATTTCCCATACTCGCTTATAAATCCTCCTTCAGTCATCCTTAAAAAAACCTCTGCTCCTACTATATAAGCCGAGACAATTAACGCTTCGTGGTTTTTGTTTTTATTTTTAATTACCCACATATACCCAAAAAACACAATTAACAAACTGTATATTTTTGCTAGGAAAGGCAAAGCAAATACCACTGCACCAAGAAGTAGATGAAAAAAAATTAAAAAAAGATATGGGTTTCTCGAAGTCTTATTCACTTTT
Protein-coding sequences here:
- a CDS encoding O-antigen ligase family protein; protein product: MNKTSRNPYLFLIFFHLLLGAVVFALPFLAKIYSLLIVFFGYMWVIKNKNKNHEALIVSAYIVGAEVFLRMTEGGFISEYGKYNIILLMTLGILYRGFHQGSYVYLIYLFLLIPGVFYGVHTLSFDANIRKAIAFNISGPVSLGFSALYCYRKTISLKQFKKIFLAFGLPILSIVAYIILYGSNKTKVFLNTSSNHDASGGFGPNQMSTMLGFGMFVFFTIFYLFAKTKLEKFVTVVILAVVTFRGILTFSRGGVYVGIGMILILIAFTFFRINARAKMKVFVMILTGFALSIGIWTYTSVTTDGLIDKRYANQDASGKLKQSKLTGRETLIESELLMFWENPITGVGVGKNKEYREEQTGILLPTHNEISRTLAEHGFLGIVCLLIIFFTPLINFIDNKRNIFALSFFLFWILTINHAAMRLAAPGFVYALSVLNLSFNNEED